Proteins found in one Populus alba chromosome 14, ASM523922v2, whole genome shotgun sequence genomic segment:
- the LOC118041369 gene encoding uncharacterized protein: MVDVQTVCCMCGDVGFPDKLFRCNKCRNRFQHLYCSNYYGEFSEPIEQCDWCQSEERNARHGNSSKKSGAEHDSGTLVITKRSEYSGDHKIKQHDREENSTTSSDQKGKNPSGIPSPRPTTRRYKLLKDVMC; this comes from the exons ATGGTTGATGTTCAAACAGTATGTTGCATGTGCGGCGACGTCGGTTTCCCTGACAAACTCTTCCGTTGCAACAAATGTCGCAACCGTTTTCAACACTT GTATTGTAGCAATTACTACGGCGAATTTTCAGAGCCAATTGAGCAGTGTGATTGGTGTcaaagtgaagagagaaatgCAAGACATGGAAACTCTTCAAAGAAATCAGGAGCTGAACATGATAGCGGAACACTAGTGATCACAAAACGATCAGAGTATTCAGGTGATCATAAAATCAAGCAACATGATCGCGAAGAGAATAGCACTACCAGTAGTGATCAGAAGGGAAAGAACCCAAGTGGGATTCCTTCTCCAAGGCCTACTACACGCAGGTACAAGCTTCTCAAGGATGTCATgtgttaa